The Triticum aestivum cultivar Chinese Spring chromosome 7B, IWGSC CS RefSeq v2.1, whole genome shotgun sequence genome window below encodes:
- the LOC123160914 gene encoding BTB/POZ and MATH domain-containing protein 2-like produces the protein MSSFTGVSIIEGHEGCYCKTSAVEAGTDSGYHLLMVNGYSRTKEKNPTGRSISSDAFVVGGHPWLLEYYPNGKNPNCANFISLYVQGDGKVNARISFCLVDQVEKHMPMYIRATNKASRFINGDGDVFWGINKFLRRDALERSANLKGDSFTIRCDIMVCKDPNTEDPGGHGTKVLVSDMDQHFNILLQTKVGADVTFEVSGETLTAHRCVLAARSKVFMAQLFGPMKEGTTTSSVIHIKDMGANVFRALLRFIYTDSCPEIEKDFTEEEEMSQVLEEGQEDETIEDEMWLQWLQDLFVAADMYDLQRLKCICEMQLSDHIGVSSVMSTLALAEQHHCQGLKEACLNFIQVQSSSCLQTVTATDGWDHVVSTYPLVSKELVVKLGSNQHK, from the coding sequence ATGTCATCGTTCACCGGTGTATCCATCATCGAAGGCCACGAGGGGTGCTACTGCAAGACATCGGCCGTCGAAGCCGGCACGGACAGCGGCTACCATCTCCTTATGGTCAATGGCTACTCGCGTACAAAAGAAAAGAACCCCACCGGCAGGAGCATCAGCTCTGATGCTTTTGTGGTAGGAGGACATCCTTGGTTACTAGAGTACTACCCTAATGGCAAGAACCCGAACTGCGCCAACTTCATCTCTCTCTATGTCCAAGGTGATGGCAAAGTGAATGCTAGGATCAGCTTTTGTCTCGTTGACCAGGTTGAGAAGCATATGCCAATGTACATTCGTGCAACTAATAAAGCTTCCAGGTTCATTAACGGTGATGGTGATGTTTTCTGGGGCATCAATAAGTTTCTCAGAAGAGATGCCCTTGAACGATCGGCGAATCTGAAGGGTGATTCTTTCACCATCCGGTGTGACATAATGGTTTGCAAGGATCCCAATACCGAGGATCCCGGTGGCCACGGCACCAAGGTGCTCGTGTCTGACATGGACCAACATTTTAACATTCTCCTTCAGACCAAGGTGGGTGCTGATGTGACTTTTGAGGTTAGTGGCGAGACATTAACAGCACATCGTTGTGTGCTTGCAGCCCGGTCCAAAGTCTTCATGGCACAACTCTTTGGTCCCATGAAGGAGGGCACTACTACGTCTAGCGTCATACATATCAAAGATATGGGAGCAAACGTGTTCAGAGCGTTGCTTAGATTCATCTACACGGACTCATGCCCTGAAATAGAGAAGGACTTCACGGAGGAGGAAGAAATGTCTCAAGTTctagaagaaggacaagaagatgaaacCATAGAGGATGAGATGTGGCTGCAATGGCTTCAAGACTTGTTTGTGGCGGCGGACATGTACGATCTCCAACGACTCAAGTGCATATGTGAAATGCAATTGTCTGATCACATAGGTGTGAGCTCGGTGATGTCCACTCTTGCTCTAGCCGAGCAACACCACTGCCAGGGATTGAAGGAGGCATGTTTGAACTTTATCCAAGTCCAGTCTTCCTCGTGCTTGCAAACAGTAACGGCCACTGATGGTTGGGATCATGTAGTTTCGACCTATCCCTTAGTTTCGAAGGAGCTCGTCGTCAAGCTTGGTTCAAACCAACACAAGTAA
- the LOC123160915 gene encoding BTB/POZ and MATH domain-containing protein 2 — protein sequence MSSFTGVSVVEDHVGSYCRTSAVEAGTDSGYHLLMVNGYSRTKEEKPTGRSISSGAFVVGGYAWLLEYYPNGKNPSCADFISLFLSLVHDDSKVDSKVDATFSFCLVDQVEKQMPMYIHATNKATRFESAGDYSWGISEFLRRDALERSANLKGDSFTIRCDIMVCEDSNTEDPGGHDTKVLVSDLDQHFNILLQTKVGADVTFEVSGETFTAHRCVLAARSKVFMAQLFGPMKEGTSTSGVIHIKDMGANVFRALLRFIYTDSCPEIDNDYMEEEQEMSQGLEEGQEDETIKDDMWLQRLQDLFVAADRYDLQRLKCICEMQLSDNIGASSVMSTLALAEQHHCQGLKEACLKFIQVQSSSCMQTVTTTDGWDHVVSTYPSVLKELFVKLASKQQK from the coding sequence ATGTCATCATTCACCGGTGTATCCGTCGTCGAAGACCACGTGGGGTCCTATTGCAGAACATCGGCCGTCGAGGCCGGCACGGACAGCGGCTACCATCTCCTTATGGTCAATGGCTACTCGCGTACCAAAGAAGAGAAGCCCACCGGCAGGAGCATCAGCTCTGGTGCTTTTGTGGTCGGAGGATATGCTTGGTTACTAGAGTACTACCCTAATGGCAAGAACCCGAGCTGCGCCGACTTCATCTCTCTCTTTCTATCCCTTGTCCACGACGATAGCAAAGTGGATAGCAAAGTGGATGCCACCTTCAGTTTTTGTCTCGTCGACCAGGTTGAGAAGCAGATGCCAATGTACATTCATGCAACTAATAAAGCTACCAGGTTCGAGAGTGCTGGTGATTATTCATGGGGCATCAGTGAGTTTCTCCGAAGAGATGCCCTTGAACGATCGGCGAATCTGAAGGGTGATTCTTTCACCATCCGGTGTGACATAATGGTTTGCGAGGATTCCAATACCGAGGATCCCGGTGGTCACGACACCAAGGTGCTCGTGTCTGACTTGGACCAGCATTTTAACATTCTCCTTCAGACCAAGGTGGGTGCTGATGTGACATTCGAGGTTAGTGGCGAGACGTTCACTGCACATCGTTGTGTGCTTGCAGCCCGGTCTAAAGTCTTCATGGCACAACTCTTTGGTCCCATGAAGGAAGGCACTAGTACGTCCGGTGTCATACATATCAAAGACATGGGAGCAAACGTGTTTAGGGCGTTGCTTAGATTCATCTACACGGATTCATGCCCTGAGATAGACAACGATTACATGGAGGAGGAGCAAGAAATGTCACAAGGTCtggaagaaggacaagaagatgaaacAATTAAGGATGATATGTGGCTGCAACGGCTTCAAGACTTGTTTGTGGCGGCGGATAGGTACGATCTCCAACGACTCAAGTGCATATGTGAAATGCAATTGTCTGATAACATAGGTGCGAGCTCGGTGATGTCCACTCTTGCTCTAGCCGAGCAACACCACTGCCAGGGATTGAAGGAGGCATGCTTGAAGTTTATACAAGTCCAGTCTTCCTCGTGCATGCAAACAGTAACAACGACAGATGGCTGGGATCATGTAGTGTCAACATATCCCTCGGTTTTGAAGGAGCTCTTCGTCAAGCTTGCTTCAAAACAACAAAAGTAA